ATTTCTCGTTTTCCTTTACGACTGCATTTCCGGCCTGTCCGATTTCGCCGGGCGGATCAACCCGGCCCTTGCCCCATGGGTTTTCTGGGGGCTGCTGGCCGTGGTCCTCGCCTCGCTTGCCTGGTGGCTATCGCTCGTCCTGCTCCGGCCACGCCCCTTGCTGGTCCATGCCGACCCCACGCCCGAGGAATTGGCCGGGTTCCGGCGCGAGCTGGTCAAGCGGCTGGCCCGCAACAGGGTGCTCAAGGACTCCGGAGTCGACGTGCGCGACGAGTCCGGCTTGGAACTCGGGCTTGATGTCCTGCGCAAGCGGGCCAATGAGGAGATCCGCTCCACGGCCAAGCGCGTGTTCATCGGCTCGGCCGTATCCCAGAACGGACGGCTCGATTCCCTGGTGGTCCTGTTTCTCATATCGCGCCTGGCCTGGCGCATATCCAAGCTGTACGCCCAGCGGCCGCACTACCGCGAACTGGTGAATCTGTACGTGAATATTGCGGCGACCTCGTTTCTGGCCGGTTCCATCGAGGAGTTCGGCATCGAGGAGTACATCCACGAACTCATGGGCCCGCTGGTGGCCGGTTCCGCCCTGGGCGTCATGCCCGGAGCCGAGGCCGTGGCCTCCACCGTGACCAGCTCCATCCTGAGCGGCTCGACCAACGCGCTGCTGGCCATGCGCTGCGGCATCGTGGCCCGCAACTACATGAGCCTGGACCTGGACCGGCGAGGCGCCATGCGCCGGTCGGCCACACTGGAGGCGGCACGCATGTTCATGTCCATCTCGGGCGAGACCGTGACCCAGGTGACCAAGCTGCTGGTCAAGGGATCGTCCAGGGCGGTCAAGGGTGGTGCCAAGAAGGCCTTCACCTCTGTGGGCAAGGGCGTGTCCGGGGCCGCAGGGAGTGTCGGGCGCGGGGTGTCCGGCGCGGCCGGGGCCGTTGGCAACGGAGCCAGGAACGTGGGCCGGAGCGCGCAGAACGTCGGGCGTGGAGCAAAGGATATCGGGCGCGGAGTCGCTGATTCCGCCCGCGCGGTAGTGGACGGTGTGGACCGTACTCTGGACAGGGTCGTGGACGGCACGACCGGCGCGGCGAAGCAGTCCGTCCGCAAGGTCCGCGATGCGGCTGACGGTGCCGGGCGGCTGGCCAAAAAGGCGGGGCGTACCGTGACCGGCGCGGCCGGTTCGGCCAAGGGCGCTCTTCGTTCCACGGGCAAGTCCGTGGAAAAGGGCGTGCGTTCGGTGCGCGACACGCTGCTGCGCCGAAAGAAAAAGCCGAAACAGTCTGAGGAGCCGCGGGAAGACGGCTAGAGCACGCGCCGCGCGCTCAGGTAATGTTCCATCCAGAAGGGCGAATTGAGGCTCGATTCCATGACCCGTTTACCGGCGCTGGGCGAATGCACGAACGTGCCGCGCTCGGTGACGATGCCCACGTGCAGGGACTTGCCGTCCTTGTCCACCTGGTGGAAGACGATGTCGCCGGGGCGAATGTCGGCGCGCTGAACCGGGCTGCCCGCGCCAAGCTGTTGCCAGGATATGCGTGGCAGGTCCACGCCGTTTTGGTGGTATACGTACCAGATGAACCCGGAGCAGTCGAAGCCGGTCCTGGGTGAGTACCCGCCCCATTTGTACGGAGTGCCGACCAGCGAACGGGCCAGCCGGATGACCTTGGCGGCCACGGGCGCGGCAGGCGCGGGACGGACCGACGTTTCAGGCGGGGGCGGGCTGACCGGCCCGGTGGCGGCGCAGGCGCAGAGCAGGAGTGCACAGACCCCGAGCCCGAGCGCGGGAAACGGTCTGTACCTCCTGTCTGGCCGCATGGTCGCCCTCTATCCGCGCTTGATGCGCAGGTAGGACTTGACCGAACGCACGCCTTCCACGGACTTGGCGTGGGCAATGATCTTGTCCCGTTCCGCCGAGGAACCGACGATACCGAGCAGGACCACGTTGCACTGCACGGTCTTGATCTCCACGTTGGTGGACCAGATGTCCTTGTCCTGTACGAGCAGGTTTTTGACCTTGGCGTAGAGTTCCAGATTGTCGGTGGTGCCGCACGAGTCGTTGGCCTTTTTGGGCAGCAGGTAGGTGGTCACCGAGCGCACGCCTTTCACGGACTTGGCGATCTGGACCGCCCGATCCACCTGGGCGCGGGATTCGTATTCACCCACGATGTAGACCAGTCCTTCATAGCTGGATGCGTCGAAGTCCATGTATTTGACCAGATCATCGGCCAAAAAGTCCTTCTCGATGAGGAAGGCGATCTTCTCATCGCTGGCGTAGTCACCCACGTTGCGCTCTTCCACAGCCACGTCGTAGACCGTGCAGCCGTTGGCGAACAGGCCCACGGCCAGAAGCATAAGAATCGAGAATATCAGTTTGTTACGATGCATGAAACTCCCCCTGAGTTTTTCTAGAGTATCTCTATATACCGGTTTTGCGCTTCGGAGGCAACAATGTCCCCACGGCCCATTGACCCGCTGCGCGTCTTTGCCCATACTCCGGTTCATTGCCCTTGGAGGTGGCGCTATGCAACGAATCCGGTATATTTTCATGTTCATTCTGGTCGGGCTGATCCTGGTTGGCTGCGGCCCCAAACGGCCCGTTCTCTATCCCAATGCGCATCTGGACGAAGTGGGCATGCAGGTGGCCCAGGCCGACATCGACGACTGCATCATGAAGGCCGAAGCGGCCGGTGCCAATGCAACCGACTCGGGCGCGGCCGCCGGAAACGTGGCCAAGTCAGGCGCTATCGGCGCGGCAGCCGGTGCGGTCTTCGGCGCGATCATGGGCAACAGCGTGGGCCGGGCAGCGGCCGCAGCGGGCGGAGCCGCCGCAGCCGGGAGCGCGGTCAACGAGGGGTTCAAGTCCGGGGATCCGACAACCATTCACCAGAATTTCGTCAACCGGTGCCTGCGTGAAAAGGGCTATGACGTCATCGGCTGGAAATAGGAGAAGATCATGAAACGTCTGCTTTTGCTTATCCCGCTGATGCTCATTCTGGCCGCCTGCGCCGTCAAAGGCCCGCTGGCCGAAGACCGGCAAGGCAATGTGGTCACCTTTGCCCGGCCCGATACCGGCAACACCGTGACCGTGACGCTGAGTCCGGAGCTGACCTATGACAAGCGCGTGCACCGCAAGTTCATGGGCGCGACCATCGAGGGGTGGCTTTACCGCGCTGAAGACGGCACTTCGGTACTGGTCTCCAGCATGGACAGGGCCAAGTTTGAAGACCTCATCGGGCGGACCATCGACGCGCCGAGGACCGGGGTCAGGGTTTACCCGCCGCAGACGTCCTGGTTACCCCGGCTCTGCCAGCTGGTCCGGGCCTATGTGGTCTCTCTGGACAGCGATGTGGTTTCCGCGGTCAAGTTCGGGCCGCGTCCCGAGGGCGAGTGCGACGGTCTGGTGGACAATGACGAATACATGGTCGCGCATCTGAATGAGGTGGCCGAGTTCGACCGCCGGGCCGAACAGGAGATCCGCATAGACCGGTAGGGGATTAGTCGAAGAGCAGGCCGAGGGTCTTTTGCAGGGCTTCCCGGTCCACCTCCCAGGCTCCGGACCAGGCCGGTCCCAGGCTGATGGTCCGCTCTCCGGCATGCAGGGCGTAGCAGTGCAAACGCATGCTCGTGCGTGATTTTGCCGGTCCGCCCTTGCCATATTTTTTGTCCCCGACAACCGCATGTCCGCGCGAGGCGAGCTGCACCCGTATCTGGTGTGTGCGTCCGGTGAGCAGCCGCACGGCCAGCAATGACCGCTCCCGGCTTGTCTTCAGCGCGTTGACCCGCGCCAACGCGGTCTTGCCCGAGCCGGTGCGGACCTTTTCCCTGCCCGGTGCGCCGCGTTTCTCCATGACGTCTTCCAGCAACGCGCCGTCCGGCTCGTCCCAGCGTCCTTCCACCCAGGCCAGGTAGACTTTGGCCACGCCGTTTGACGCGAACAAATCATTGAGTTCGCGCAGGGCCTCGTAGCTCTTGGCGGCCAACAGCAGGCCCGAGGTGTCGCGGTCCAGTCGGTGGGCCAGGGTGGGCATGAACGCGGCATCACGATACTTGGCCCGGAGTCTCGCCGTGACCGAGTCGGTCACCCCGTCGCCGCCATGGGCAGCCAGTCCGGCGGGCTTTGCCACGGCCAGCAATTCATTGTCTTCATAGGCCACCTTCAGGTCGCCCGCTTCCGACACCTGTTTGGACTCGCCGGGCGTATAGGGCGGGATGCGCACGGTCTGCCCGGTCTCGATACGGTCGAAAGGCTTTTTGCGGCCCTTGTCCACGCGTACCTGGCCTGTGCGGATCCATTTCTGGATGGCGGAGCGCGGTACATCACCGGTCAGACGCCGCTCCAGGAACTGCAACAGCTTCTGGCCCGACTCGGCCTGCGTAACGATAACGAATTGTGTTTCCGGCATGGTGGGGTGGTGTCTCCGGCGGCCGGGGGAAGGGGAAGGAAAACCCTTTGAAAAGGGCTTTTCCTTCCCCTTCCCCCGGACCCCCATCCCCATCCTTTCCGAAACTTTTTGGGTCGCTTCGCGAAGGGGAGGGGGGCGGAATGTGGGATTGTTACTTTTTGTACCAGGTACCGTCGGGCTTTTGCAGCCAGGTACCGGCCGGGACCTGTTGGGCGACCTGGGACGCGCGGCGTTGGCCAACAAGATCGGGAGTGGTGTTGGTCTTCTTGGCGATGGCTGCGAAGACCGTGGCCCGGTCCTTGTTTTCGGCGGCTACCACGTCGGCCTGTTTCTGCGGGCCACGGAACTCCAGAAAGCCCTGGTTGTTTTCGCCCACGGTGCCGTCCGCCAGCAGTGCGGCCACAACGGGCTTGCGGGCTATGAACCGGTCCTTGAGCGATCCGGCCAGGGCGGCGCTGGCCGCCAGCCCGAGGACAAGGGTGAATATCAGGATCAGTCGTGTCTTATTGCGCATTGGTCGCCTCCGGTGCGGCTGGGGCTTCATCGACGTCGGAGAAGAAATCGTCCAGCGCCCGGTCGACCCGGACGTTCACGTCGATGGTGATGTGGATGGGCTTGACCTCAACCGGGGCCACCTCCACCTTGTGGCTGGTGGAACAGCCAAAGGCGAAGAGCAGCAGGAGGCAGGCCGTCGCGGCTACAGAGTGTTTCATGGCATGTTCTCCCTATTCGATCATGCTTGTGATGTCTTTATACAGCAAAATCCGATCCAGCGGTACGCTGAAATTCACGTCCAGGCGCAGTCCCTGGAAGTTGGAGCCCTTGACGTCGCCGGTCACGCGGATGAATCCGCCGAACTCCCGCTTGTACACGAAGGGCAGGGTCGAGGCGGGCTTGCCGTCCACGGACAGCCGCACCAGCAGGTCCTCGCCCACAGTGTCCGCCTTGATGCGGACCCACTTGTAGTCGAAGTCCCGGACCGCCTCACGGGCCAGCTCCAACTGGCCGCGCTCGGGCGTCCCCTCGGGGATGGCGTCCACCAGATCCTGCATTGCCTCGACCCGGATGGTACCGCCTTCGCCCGGCGTGGAGTGCAAAAATCCGCCGTTGAACGAAATTTTCCCGTTCTTCCAGGCCACGGGCAGTTCGCCCGACAGCGCAGCCTCGCCCTGGGCCTTGGCCAGACTGAGCTGTCCGAGAATCTCCGAGAGCCTGAGTTCGGAACAGAACAGGGTGACCGCGTACTCGTTGGATTGAGGCTCGATGCGGAAGGCCTTGCTCGACACATGCCCGCCGCACCATTTGAAACCGGCCTGTTCCACGAGGATGGAGCCCATGGACTCCAGCTGGTAGACGACCCGTCCTTGGGTCAGTGCGATGTCGCCCGCCTTGAGCGAGTCGAAGGACAACGTCTGGGCCGGGGCGCTCCGCAGGGTGAACAGGTCCGGGGTGTAGTAGGACAGGTCGATACCGTCAACAACCGTATTCCCCTCGTTCATGGTCAGCCTGCCGTGGGTCAGGAAGACGCCCAACCGGCTGTTCACGCCGCGCACGTCCACCGTGATGCCCCCGTCCGCCTTGAGCGTGCCGAACAGCGTTATGCCCTTGAGTCCGGGCGCAAGGGTGGCCGGATCGAATGTCTCAGGCAGCGTGTAGCCGGCCACCTTGAAGGACAGGTCGGACTCGTTGCGGACCATGGAGGACCGCCCGGAAAAAGGCACGCGCAGGCCG
The sequence above is a segment of the uncultured Pseudodesulfovibrio sp. genome. Coding sequences within it:
- a CDS encoding RluA family pseudouridine synthase — encoded protein: MPETQFVIVTQAESGQKLLQFLERRLTGDVPRSAIQKWIRTGQVRVDKGRKKPFDRIETGQTVRIPPYTPGESKQVSEAGDLKVAYEDNELLAVAKPAGLAAHGGDGVTDSVTARLRAKYRDAAFMPTLAHRLDRDTSGLLLAAKSYEALRELNDLFASNGVAKVYLAWVEGRWDEPDGALLEDVMEKRGAPGREKVRTGSGKTALARVNALKTSRERSLLAVRLLTGRTHQIRVQLASRGHAVVGDKKYGKGGPAKSRTSMRLHCYALHAGERTISLGPAWSGAWEVDREALQKTLGLLFD
- a CDS encoding BON domain-containing protein, translating into MHRNKLIFSILMLLAVGLFANGCTVYDVAVEERNVGDYASDEKIAFLIEKDFLADDLVKYMDFDASSYEGLVYIVGEYESRAQVDRAVQIAKSVKGVRSVTTYLLPKKANDSCGTTDNLELYAKVKNLLVQDKDIWSTNVEIKTVQCNVVLLGIVGSSAERDKIIAHAKSVEGVRSVKSYLRIKRG
- a CDS encoding YdbL family protein gives rise to the protein MRNKTRLILIFTLVLGLAASAALAGSLKDRFIARKPVVAALLADGTVGENNQGFLEFRGPQKQADVVAAENKDRATVFAAIAKKTNTTPDLVGQRRASQVAQQVPAGTWLQKPDGTWYKK
- a CDS encoding C40 family peptidase; protein product: MRPDRRYRPFPALGLGVCALLLCACAATGPVSPPPPETSVRPAPAAPVAAKVIRLARSLVGTPYKWGGYSPRTGFDCSGFIWYVYHQNGVDLPRISWQQLGAGSPVQRADIRPGDIVFHQVDKDGKSLHVGIVTERGTFVHSPSAGKRVMESSLNSPFWMEHYLSARRVL
- a CDS encoding DUF697 domain-containing protein, producing MSKQMKNFLTVAGIIILGAFLVFLYDCISGLSDFAGRINPALAPWVFWGLLAVVLASLAWWLSLVLLRPRPLLVHADPTPEELAGFRRELVKRLARNRVLKDSGVDVRDESGLELGLDVLRKRANEEIRSTAKRVFIGSAVSQNGRLDSLVVLFLISRLAWRISKLYAQRPHYRELVNLYVNIAATSFLAGSIEEFGIEEYIHELMGPLVAGSALGVMPGAEAVASTVTSSILSGSTNALLAMRCGIVARNYMSLDLDRRGAMRRSATLEAARMFMSISGETVTQVTKLLVKGSSRAVKGGAKKAFTSVGKGVSGAAGSVGRGVSGAAGAVGNGARNVGRSAQNVGRGAKDIGRGVADSARAVVDGVDRTLDRVVDGTTGAAKQSVRKVRDAADGAGRLAKKAGRTVTGAAGSAKGALRSTGKSVEKGVRSVRDTLLRRKKKPKQSEEPREDG